A part of Vigna radiata var. radiata cultivar VC1973A chromosome 11, Vradiata_ver6, whole genome shotgun sequence genomic DNA contains:
- the LOC106776626 gene encoding glucan endo-1,3-beta-glucosidase 13 yields MGWLFPIFFLCFLGLTVTGQESIEFLNLCETSDDILQASSQADELPLAVSVNAEDLNEVSFSILLAERWLRNNVLAHYPASSITTIVVGTTAFCQQHQHNHLSEVLSSLKNVYHSLKRWGLEKDIKVSVAFTLDCLSLNRVYSNNDLKMVKPLLEFLQEVNSTYSVIPHNGFSHFSDKSLSLVSSRFDSLKKLGFFCLSNINVIAIVTKGRKNTARKLSVVDFSPIGSLPVRPAPTPEIAKPPMIPSNVPLPPLAQVVSSPPPILSPAFAPEEPPFGVPASSPHGFTLPPCDPLHNGSPYPQIFPVQKVWCVAKPSVPEDTLQQAMDYACGEGGADCMEITPQGNCYYPDTVVAHASYAFNSYWQKHKRNGGTCNFGGTAMLINADPSFLSVYC; encoded by the exons ATGGGGTGgctttttcctattttctttctttgttttctggGTCTTACTG TAACTGGTCAAGAATCCATTGAGTTCCTAAACCTATGTGAGACGAGTGATGACATTTTACAAGCCTCATCACAAGCTGATGAGCTTCCCTTGGCTGTTTCAGTGAATGCTGAAGACCTCAATGAGGTCTCTTTCAGTATTCTATTGGCTGAAAGATGGCTCAGAAACAACGTTCTTGCACACTACCCTGCCTCCAGTATCACCACCATAGTTGTGGGAACCACTGCTTTCTGCCAACAACACCAACACAACCACCTCTCTGAGGTTCTGTCTTCCCTGAAAAATGTCTACCACTCACTCAAGAGGTGGGGTTTGGAGAAAGACATAAAAGTTTCTGTTGCTTTTACTCTGGACTGCTTGTCTCTAAACAGAGTTTATTCTAACAATGATTTGAAAATGGTTAAACCCCTCTTAGAGTTTCTCCAAGAGGTAAACTCCACATACTCTGTGATCCCACATAATGGCTTCTCCCATTTCTCTGATAAAAGTTTGAGCTTGGTGTCTTCTCGCTTTGATTCCTTGAAAAAGCTTGGATTTTTCTGTCTCAGCAACATAAATGTCATCGCCATTGTTACAAAAGGGAGAAAAAACACAGCAAGAAAGCTTTCAGTTGTTGATTTTAGCCCAATAGGCTCTTTACCAGTAAGGCCAGCTCCAACACCAGAAATAGCCAAGCCACCAATGATTCCTTCCAATGTACCTTTGCCTCCTTTAGCACAAGTAGTTTCTTCACCCCCACCAATACTTTCTCCCGCTTTTGCCCCTGAAGAGCCACCATTCGGTGTTCCAGCTAGTTCACCTCATGGTTTCACACTCCCTCCTTGTGATCCGCTACACAATGGCTCACCTTATCCCCAGATATTCCCTGTCCAGAAGGTGTGGTGTGTGGCTAAGCCTAGTGTTCCTGAAGATACCCTGCAACAGGCTATGGACTATGCTTGTGGAGAGGGTGGTGCTGATTGCATGGAGATTACGCCGCAGGGAAACTGCTACTATCCTGATACTGTGGTTGCTCACGCTTCCTATGCTTTCAACAGTTACTGGCAGAAGCACAAGAGAAATGGCGGAACATGCAACTTTGGAGGCACTGCCATGTTGATCAATGCTGACCCAA GTTTCCTTTCGGTTTATTGTTAG